The following proteins come from a genomic window of Lentimicrobiaceae bacterium:
- the ppdK gene encoding pyruvate, phosphate dikinase, with translation MAKEKEIKYVYFFGGKKADGQADMKNLLGGKGANLAEMVNIGLPVPAGFTITTEVCTAYYENDKKYPKELDHQVMEALAHTEAEMGAKFGDKKNPLLVSVRSGARSSMPGMMETVLNVGLNNETREGLIKKTGNPRFVYDSQRRLIQMYSDVVMEKAAGIEPAEGKGVRVQLEHELEKMKKARGAKSDTDLTADDLKELIEIYKKKVKEVLGKPFPENAMEQLWGAVGAVFQSWMGKRAIAYRKIEAIPDNWGTAVNIQSMVFGNMGDTSATGVAFTRNPATGDKYFYGEWLANAQGEDVVAGIRTPNPINEVGKSEHTIHLVSLEKAMPKVYKELDAVQKKLEKHYHDMLDIEFTIQDQKLYMLQCRVGKRNGTAAVKMALDMLKEKLIDEKTAILRVAPSQMEELLFPLLDPKAETKAEVLCKGLPAGPGGAMGKIVLTAADAVEAVKKDPKVKVILVREETNPEDIEGMRAAQAVLTARGGMTSHAALVARGWGKCCIVGAADIKIDFTTRTVNIKGEKLKEGDWISLNGTKGKVYKGELATISATENEDLLKFMTIVDKYRKLKVRTNSDNPADAQKAREFGAEGIGLFRTEHMFYGKGSEAPLFLLRKMIISKNEEERRAALAELFPYMKKDIKGTLEAMDRLPVTFRTLDPPLHEFVPTQKEEQEKLCKNLGIGLVEFTERADKLHEVNPMMGHRGVRLGITFPEITETQVRAIFESAAELIKEKKNPFPEIMIPVTCVETELAHQYEIIKKVYAEVCAKFKLKEIPHMVGTMIEIPRAALAADKMAKYAQFFSFGTNDLTQMTFGFSRDDASSFLQHYTDTKILPVDPFQQIDQSTVGELMKIACERGRATRPNIKLGICGEHGGEPTSVEFCHKLGLSYVSCSPFRVPIARLAAAQAAVKDMMAKKATPKKKAVAKKKTKK, from the coding sequence ATGGCAAAAGAAAAAGAAATAAAGTATGTTTATTTTTTTGGAGGCAAAAAAGCCGACGGACAAGCCGACATGAAAAACTTATTGGGCGGTAAAGGTGCCAACCTTGCCGAAATGGTAAACATTGGTTTACCGGTACCTGCAGGTTTTACCATCACTACCGAAGTTTGCACTGCATACTACGAAAACGACAAGAAATACCCCAAAGAACTTGACCACCAGGTAATGGAAGCTTTGGCACATACCGAAGCTGAAATGGGCGCCAAATTTGGCGACAAGAAAAACCCTTTGCTTGTGTCTGTTCGTTCGGGTGCACGCAGTTCCATGCCTGGTATGATGGAAACTGTATTAAACGTAGGGTTAAACAATGAAACCCGGGAAGGCTTAATTAAAAAAACAGGGAATCCCCGTTTTGTTTACGATAGCCAACGTCGTTTGATTCAGATGTACAGCGATGTAGTAATGGAAAAAGCAGCAGGTATTGAACCTGCCGAAGGAAAAGGTGTCCGCGTTCAGTTAGAACATGAATTGGAAAAAATGAAAAAAGCCCGCGGTGCAAAATCAGATACCGACCTTACTGCCGACGACTTGAAAGAACTTATCGAAATATACAAAAAGAAAGTAAAAGAAGTTTTGGGCAAGCCCTTTCCCGAAAACGCAATGGAACAATTATGGGGCGCTGTAGGTGCCGTGTTCCAGAGTTGGATGGGTAAACGTGCCATTGCTTACCGCAAAATTGAAGCTATCCCTGACAACTGGGGCACTGCCGTAAACATTCAGAGCATGGTATTCGGAAATATGGGCGATACATCTGCTACAGGTGTTGCTTTTACCCGTAACCCTGCCACCGGCGACAAATATTTCTATGGAGAATGGCTTGCAAATGCACAAGGCGAAGACGTAGTAGCCGGTATCCGTACACCAAACCCAATTAATGAAGTAGGAAAATCGGAACATACCATTCATCTGGTATCGCTGGAAAAAGCAATGCCAAAAGTTTACAAAGAATTAGATGCTGTTCAGAAAAAGTTGGAAAAGCATTATCATGATATGCTTGATATTGAATTCACCATACAGGATCAAAAACTGTATATGCTGCAATGCCGTGTTGGAAAACGTAACGGCACCGCCGCTGTGAAGATGGCATTGGATATGTTGAAAGAAAAACTTATTGACGAAAAAACAGCTATCCTTAGAGTTGCTCCATCGCAGATGGAAGAACTTTTATTCCCTCTGTTAGACCCAAAAGCAGAAACAAAAGCAGAAGTATTATGCAAAGGTTTACCAGCAGGTCCCGGAGGAGCAATGGGTAAAATAGTGCTGACTGCTGCCGATGCAGTGGAAGCTGTAAAGAAAGACCCGAAAGTAAAAGTTATCCTGGTTCGCGAAGAAACCAATCCTGAAGATATCGAAGGTATGCGTGCTGCACAGGCTGTTTTAACCGCCCGTGGTGGTATGACATCACACGCTGCATTGGTTGCCCGTGGATGGGGAAAATGCTGCATAGTAGGTGCTGCCGACATTAAGATAGATTTCACTACCCGCACCGTTAACATCAAAGGCGAAAAGCTGAAAGAAGGTGATTGGATTTCGCTTAACGGAACAAAAGGTAAAGTATATAAAGGAGAGCTTGCTACTATAAGCGCAACAGAAAACGAAGACCTGCTGAAGTTTATGACCATTGTGGACAAATACCGCAAACTAAAAGTCCGTACCAATTCCGACAATCCGGCAGATGCCCAGAAAGCACGTGAATTTGGAGCCGAAGGTATCGGACTTTTCCGTACAGAACATATGTTCTACGGAAAAGGTTCCGAAGCTCCTTTATTCCTCTTGCGTAAGATGATCATCAGCAAGAATGAAGAAGAACGTCGTGCTGCATTAGCTGAACTGTTCCCTTACATGAAAAAAGATATAAAAGGTACTCTGGAAGCCATGGATAGATTGCCGGTAACTTTCCGTACACTCGACCCACCTTTGCATGAATTTGTACCAACACAAAAAGAAGAACAGGAAAAACTCTGCAAAAACCTCGGAATTGGATTGGTAGAATTTACCGAACGTGCCGACAAGCTGCATGAAGTTAACCCAATGATGGGACACCGTGGCGTTCGCTTGGGTATCACTTTCCCTGAAATCACCGAAACACAGGTACGTGCTATCTTTGAATCCGCTGCAGAACTTATCAAGGAAAAGAAAAATCCTTTCCCCGAAATCATGATTCCGGTAACCTGCGTAGAAACAGAATTAGCTCACCAGTATGAAATCATCAAAAAGGTATATGCTGAAGTTTGTGCTAAATTCAAACTGAAAGAAATACCTCATATGGTAGGAACCATGATTGAGATTCCGCGTGCTGCATTGGCTGCCGATAAAATGGCAAAATATGCACAATTCTTCTCATTCGGCACCAACGACCTTACCCAGATGACCTTTGGTTTCAGTCGTGATGACGCATCGAGCTTCCTGCAACATTATACAGATACAAAAATATTACCGGTGGATCCATTCCAGCAGATTGACCAGAGCACCGTTGGTGAACTGATGAAGATTGCCTGCGAACGTGGCCGTGCTACACGCCCGAATATTAAGTTAGGTATCTGTGGCGAGCATGGTGGCGAACCAACATCCGTTGAATTCTGCCATAAACTGGGATTATCCTATGTAAGTTGCTCTCCTTTCCGTGTTCCTATTGCACGCCTTGCCGCTGCACAGGCTGCTGTAAAGGATATGATGGCTAAAAAAGCTACTCCCAAGAAAAAAGCTGTAGCAAAAAAGAAAACAAAGAAGTAA
- a CDS encoding YgeY family selenium metabolism-linked hydrolase — protein sequence MNEIIQKIQEAAKKYEKYTAGNLSKLVKIKSTSMHEKEVQLELKRQMEDAGFDEVRIDGLGNVIGRIGNGKRILAIDGHMDTVDVGNIANWTFDPFCGDIKCGFVHGRGTVDQEGGVAAAVTSGRILKELGFDKDMTFYVVGSVMEEDCDGLCWKYLVEEEKLQPEVVISTEPTNLNIYRGQRGRMEMAVKFKGISCHGSAPERGKNAIYMAARAALEIEKLNERLPVDEFLGKGSVTISEIKSGSPSLCAVADYAQFHLDRRLTWGETKESALAEIREIIKDMDATVEVLHYEETAYTGMRYGMEKYYPTWKIPADHYSVRTGVKAFRKLFNKEPVVDKWTFSTNGVTINGYYGIPVVGFGPGNEVFAHAPNEKVPVSDLVDASAFYAAFAWLF from the coding sequence ATGAATGAAATAATACAAAAAATACAGGAAGCTGCAAAGAAATACGAGAAATACACTGCCGGAAACTTGTCGAAATTAGTGAAGATCAAGTCTACCAGCATGCACGAAAAAGAAGTACAACTGGAACTGAAACGGCAAATGGAAGATGCCGGTTTTGATGAAGTACGCATTGACGGACTTGGTAATGTCATCGGCAGAATTGGCAACGGGAAACGAATACTTGCCATTGACGGACATATGGATACGGTGGACGTTGGAAATATTGCAAACTGGACATTCGATCCTTTTTGTGGGGATATAAAATGCGGATTTGTACACGGACGGGGAACCGTTGACCAGGAAGGCGGTGTAGCTGCAGCCGTTACCAGTGGACGTATTCTGAAAGAACTGGGTTTTGACAAAGACATGACTTTTTACGTTGTGGGCAGTGTGATGGAAGAAGACTGCGACGGACTTTGTTGGAAATACTTAGTGGAAGAAGAAAAGCTGCAACCTGAGGTTGTCATCAGCACGGAACCCACCAACCTGAATATCTATCGCGGGCAACGCGGGAGGATGGAGATGGCAGTAAAGTTTAAAGGGATTAGTTGCCACGGAAGTGCCCCCGAAAGGGGAAAAAATGCAATTTACATGGCTGCACGTGCCGCTCTTGAAATAGAAAAACTGAATGAACGCTTGCCGGTGGATGAATTTCTTGGAAAAGGAAGCGTTACCATCTCGGAAATTAAATCTGGTAGTCCATCTCTTTGTGCTGTTGCCGATTATGCCCAGTTTCACCTCGACCGCCGCCTTACCTGGGGCGAAACCAAAGAATCTGCCCTGGCAGAAATCCGGGAGATCATCAAAGATATGGATGCTACGGTGGAGGTTCTTCACTATGAAGAAACGGCATATACCGGCATGCGTTACGGAATGGAGAAGTATTATCCCACATGGAAAATTCCGGCAGACCATTATTCCGTTCGAACCGGCGTGAAAGCTTTTCGCAAGCTGTTTAACAAAGAACCGGTAGTGGATAAATGGACTTTTTCTACCAATGGTGTAACCATCAACGGCTATTATGGCATTCCAGTAGTAGGTTTCGGACCTGGCAACGAAGTATTTGCCCATGCACCCAACGAAAAAGTTCCCGTAAGCGACCTGGTAGATGCTTCTGCCTTTTACGCTGCCTTTGCGTGGCTTTTTTGA
- the ygeW gene encoding knotted carbamoyltransferase YgeW encodes MDFKKITEQIAALKTNLYQKDFLLTWDKTPEELMMVMLVAEALRSLRNQNISTRCFDSGLGISNFRDNSTRTRFSFASACNLLGLEVQDLDEGTSQIAHGETVRETANMISFLTEIIGIRDDMFLGEGHKYMSEVGEALEDGYKHGVLPQRPGIVNLQCDIDHPTQSMADLLHLVNYFGGIENLKGKKIAMTWAYSPSYGKPLSVPQGIIGLMTRFGMQVKLAYPEGYSLIPEVVELAGKNAKASGGSFHVMNSMEEAFTNADIVYPKSWAPFSVMERRTALLKNNDRDGLKALEQECLANNARFKHWECNDEKMKITRDGKALYMHCLPADISGVSCREGEVAANVFERYRIETYKEAGYKPYIIAAMMLTNRFANPAAMLNSMLERGNRRAGL; translated from the coding sequence ATGGATTTTAAGAAAATAACAGAACAAATTGCTGCTCTGAAAACAAATTTATACCAAAAAGATTTCCTGCTTACCTGGGATAAAACACCTGAAGAACTAATGATGGTAATGCTTGTAGCAGAAGCACTACGAAGTCTTCGTAATCAGAATATTTCAACCCGGTGTTTCGATTCGGGACTTGGTATTTCCAACTTCCGCGATAACTCTACCCGTACCCGTTTTTCGTTTGCTTCTGCCTGTAACCTGCTTGGATTGGAAGTGCAGGATCTTGACGAAGGGACATCCCAGATTGCCCACGGCGAAACTGTTCGCGAAACGGCAAACATGATCTCTTTTCTTACTGAAATCATCGGAATACGCGACGATATGTTTCTTGGAGAAGGCCACAAGTATATGTCAGAGGTAGGCGAAGCCCTTGAAGACGGTTACAAACATGGCGTTTTGCCGCAACGGCCCGGTATAGTGAACCTGCAATGCGATATTGACCATCCGACACAAAGTATGGCCGACCTTCTTCACCTCGTAAATTACTTTGGCGGAATTGAAAATCTGAAGGGAAAGAAAATTGCCATGACGTGGGCTTATTCTCCCAGCTACGGAAAACCTCTTTCGGTGCCGCAGGGCATCATCGGGTTGATGACACGCTTTGGTATGCAGGTGAAACTGGCATACCCGGAAGGATATTCGCTGATTCCGGAAGTGGTGGAACTTGCCGGGAAAAATGCAAAGGCTTCGGGCGGAAGTTTTCATGTGATGAATAGCATGGAAGAAGCTTTTACAAATGCCGATATTGTTTACCCGAAGAGTTGGGCTCCCTTCTCGGTGATGGAACGCCGCACTGCATTGCTGAAAAATAACGACAGGGACGGGCTAAAGGCTTTAGAACAAGAATGCCTTGCCAATAATGCACGTTTTAAACATTGGGAATGCAATGATGAAAAGATGAAGATTACACGGGATGGCAAGGCATTGTATATGCACTGCCTGCCTGCCGATATTTCCGGTGTGTCGTGCCGCGAAGGGGAAGTGGCAGCCAACGTATTTGAACGTTATCGTATAGAAACCTACAAGGAAGCCGGTTATAAACCTTATATCATAGCCGCCATGATGCTTACAAACCGTTTTGCCAACCCTGCTGCCATGCTGAATAGTATGTTGGAAAGAGGAAACAGGAGAGCGGGACTTTAG
- a CDS encoding SPFH/Band 7/PHB domain protein, producing the protein MNTVYFLIAIVVFLFFTGIRIVRPTHRGLIERLGKYNRFADPGFHWIIPIIEHMFSVNTTEQMVDAEPQEIITNDNLNARVDAQVYFKVKDDEISVKSSQYNVNNYKWQIVNLARTTLRNIIGTLTLKSANSERGKINSELHNTLCHETQTWGIEIVRTELKEIDPPKDVQETMNKVVKAENEKIAAIDYATARETVADGEKRAKIKEFEGIKQSKILQAEGEAEAIRLVNEAAEKYFIGNAQLLRKLQTLEVSLSNNAKIVIPTGSELVNIIGDMAGVIPLRAKPKDNPNV; encoded by the coding sequence TTAATTGAACGACTTGGTAAATATAATCGTTTTGCCGATCCCGGATTTCACTGGATAATCCCCATTATTGAGCACATGTTTTCGGTAAATACTACCGAACAAATGGTAGATGCCGAACCCCAGGAAATAATAACCAACGATAATCTGAACGCCCGTGTGGATGCACAGGTTTATTTTAAAGTAAAAGATGATGAAATAAGTGTAAAATCTTCGCAATATAACGTTAATAATTATAAATGGCAAATTGTTAACCTGGCACGTACTACTTTACGTAATATTATTGGCACGCTTACGCTAAAATCTGCCAACAGCGAACGTGGAAAAATCAATTCGGAGTTGCACAACACTCTTTGCCACGAAACACAAACCTGGGGTATCGAGATAGTTCGTACCGAACTCAAGGAAATTGACCCGCCCAAAGATGTTCAGGAAACGATGAATAAAGTAGTAAAAGCCGAAAACGAAAAAATTGCCGCCATTGACTATGCCACTGCGCGCGAAACCGTTGCCGACGGTGAAAAACGTGCCAAGATTAAGGAATTTGAAGGTATCAAACAATCGAAAATATTGCAAGCCGAAGGCGAAGCAGAAGCTATTCGTTTGGTAAACGAGGCTGCCGAAAAATATTTCATCGGGAATGCCCAGTTACTCCGCAAATTGCAGACTCTTGAAGTTTCGCTTTCAAATAATGCTAAAATAGTTATCCCCACAGGTAGCGAACTGGTTAATATCATTGGCGACATGGCGGGAGTAATACCTTTGCGTGCCAAGCCAAAAGATAATCCAAACGTTTAA